One segment of Clostridium ljungdahlii DSM 13528 DNA contains the following:
- the rfbC gene encoding dTDP-4-dehydrorhamnose 3,5-epimerase: MGKFNFVKTEIEGVYIIETGIFGDNRGYFMETYNYSDFKAVGLDMVFVQDNQSKSKKGVLRGLHFQKNYSQGKLVRVVKGKVFDVAVDLRDGSSTYGKWIGVTLSEENRKQFYIPKGFAHGFLVISDEAEFCYKCTEFYHPEDEGGIIWNDPDINIKWPLEGIDNIIFSERDKLWPTLKECKNNIKKC; this comes from the coding sequence ATGGGTAAGTTTAATTTCGTAAAAACAGAAATAGAGGGAGTATACATAATAGAAACAGGTATTTTTGGAGATAACCGTGGGTACTTCATGGAAACTTATAATTATAGTGATTTTAAGGCAGTGGGACTTGATATGGTATTTGTCCAGGATAATCAGTCCAAATCAAAAAAAGGAGTCTTAAGAGGACTTCACTTTCAAAAAAACTATTCTCAAGGAAAACTGGTGAGAGTGGTAAAAGGTAAGGTATTTGATGTTGCCGTGGATTTAAGAGATGGATCCAGTACCTATGGAAAATGGATAGGGGTTACACTATCTGAAGAAAACAGGAAACAATTTTATATTCCAAAGGGATTTGCCCATGGATTTCTAGTTATTTCAGACGAGGCAGAATTTTGTTATAAATGTACGGAGTTTTATCATCCTGAAGATGAAGGTGGTATTATATGGAATGATCCTGATATAAATATAAAATGGCCTCTTGAGGGAATTGACAATATTATTTTTTCTGAAAGAGATAAGTTATGGCCTACACTAAAGGAGTGCAAAAATAATATAAAAAAGTGTTGA
- a CDS encoding putative bifunctional diguanylate cyclase/phosphodiesterase encodes MPIKKDCYAYDFNYSIHNFDEFMHKYVKEKDSFAICFLNMTNLGLCNYILEYKYGNVLLHNVINKVRYCINQKAYIYKFGGDVLLLIIPNIKCRDNAVKIIKRIISINNDIFLLAGKKIRIEIKLGVALYPYDNVELHDVFKYASIALNCVNKKCGSTYEFFNANMYENNAMEEKIGTDIQDAFINHEFILYYQPQVNVDSGKVYGVEALIRWNHPEFGILTPSYFIDGIERSGEIKKVGRIVFYMACLEAKRLHKLGYSDLIMSVNLSIRQFEDDFFITFIKNILEITQVKPEYINFEITERTAINSTEKITSALRNIKDIGIKIFVDDFGTQYSFLNYLYTVPIDGIKIDRSFINGIDRCEKKFIIVKNLIKLANDLNLEVVAEGMETVEQLRYLERANCRNVQGFLFGKPLNPNELTSFMKTAKFETSRVIASL; translated from the coding sequence ATGCCAATAAAAAAAGATTGTTATGCGTATGATTTCAATTATTCTATCCACAATTTTGATGAATTTATGCATAAGTATGTAAAGGAAAAAGATAGTTTTGCAATATGTTTTCTCAATATGACTAATTTGGGGTTATGCAATTATATATTAGAGTATAAATATGGGAATGTCTTATTACATAATGTTATAAATAAAGTAAGATACTGTATCAATCAAAAGGCATATATTTATAAATTTGGTGGAGATGTTTTGCTGCTTATAATACCTAATATAAAGTGCAGAGATAATGCTGTGAAGATTATTAAAAGAATAATAAGTATAAATAATGATATATTTCTATTGGCTGGTAAAAAAATTAGGATAGAGATAAAACTTGGTGTAGCCCTGTATCCCTATGACAATGTTGAATTACATGATGTATTTAAATATGCAAGTATAGCTTTAAATTGTGTAAATAAGAAATGTGGTAGTACATATGAGTTTTTTAATGCTAATATGTATGAAAATAATGCTATGGAAGAAAAAATTGGAACTGATATACAGGATGCTTTCATTAATCATGAGTTCATATTGTATTATCAACCACAGGTAAACGTTGACAGCGGTAAGGTGTATGGAGTTGAAGCTCTTATTAGGTGGAATCATCCAGAGTTTGGGATACTAACACCGTCATATTTTATTGATGGAATAGAGAGAAGCGGCGAAATAAAGAAAGTAGGCAGAATTGTCTTTTATATGGCGTGTCTTGAGGCAAAAAGGCTTCATAAACTTGGATACTCTGATTTAATTATGTCTGTCAATTTATCTATAAGACAATTTGAAGATGATTTTTTTATTACTTTTATTAAAAATATATTGGAAATAACGCAGGTTAAGCCTGAATATATTAATTTTGAAATAACTGAGAGGACGGCTATTAATTCTACTGAAAAAATCACATCTGCCTTGAGAAATATAAAAGATATAGGAATAAAAATATTTGTAGATGATTTTGGAACTCAATATTCTTTTTTAAATTATCTATATACCGTACCTATAGATGGTATAAAAATAGATAGATCTTTTATTAATGGCATAGATAGATGTGAAAAAAAATTTATTATTGTAAAAAATCTTATTAAACTTGCAAATGACTTAAATTTGGAGGTAGTGGCAGAAGGAATGGAAACAGTGGAACAGTTGAGATACTTAGAGAGAGCTAATTGCAGAAATGTGCAGGGATTCCTCTTTGGAAAACCACTTAATCCAAATGAACTTACAAGTTTTATGAAAACAGCAAAGTTTGAAACAAGCAGGGTAATAGCCTCCCTTTAA
- a CDS encoding MgtC/SapB family protein, whose amino-acid sequence MGEWEMLLRLVLSGVLGALIGFERRSHSKQAGLRTHFVVAVGSALIMLVSKYGFWDLVGMNSVSLDPSRVAAQVVSGVGFLGAGTIIVEHQFVRGLTTAAGLWATAGIGIAIGAGMYIPGVGATVLIVIGLEIFNKLQKNEVYSIGRANLSEEGINSALDILKNSKMKISNIQVNRHHNKSNKDLEVRITFKVYTRNQNEIKDMMVNLLKIPYVRDVNIE is encoded by the coding sequence ATGGGAGAATGGGAAATGTTACTCAGGCTAGTACTCTCGGGAGTACTTGGGGCTTTAATAGGATTTGAAAGAAGAAGCCACTCTAAGCAAGCAGGACTTAGAACTCATTTTGTCGTAGCAGTTGGAAGTGCCCTTATTATGCTTGTGTCTAAATATGGATTTTGGGATTTAGTTGGTATGAATTCGGTTTCACTAGATCCAAGTAGGGTAGCTGCTCAGGTTGTAAGTGGTGTTGGTTTCTTGGGAGCAGGAACTATTATTGTGGAGCACCAGTTTGTAAGAGGACTGACTACTGCAGCTGGATTGTGGGCTACAGCAGGTATTGGTATAGCAATTGGTGCAGGCATGTATATACCTGGTGTGGGAGCTACAGTGCTTATAGTTATAGGACTTGAAATATTCAACAAACTTCAAAAAAACGAGGTATATTCTATAGGAAGGGCAAATTTATCAGAAGAAGGTATTAATTCTGCACTGGATATATTAAAAAATTCAAAAATGAAAATATCTAATATTCAGGTTAATAGGCATCATAATAAAAGTAATAAGGATTTAGAAGTGAGGATTACCTTTAAAGTTTATACCAGAAATCAAAATGAAATAAAGGATATGATGGTAAATCTTCTGAAAATTCCTTACGTAAGGGACGTAAACATAGAATAA
- the rfbD gene encoding dTDP-4-dehydrorhamnose reductase, whose translation MKILITGGKGQLAGQLREILVMGKSKIRALDKIYSDAEVKFTSREELDITKLNDVRDFMADYTPDIIVNCAAYTNVDKCEIDFENAFKVNSLGARNLALASQNTKTKLVHISTDYVFNGRGAIPFRECDLPDPISVYGKTKLLGEQYIRENCSRYFIVRTSWLYGLYGKNFVYTILKVAKEKGHLDVVNDQRGNPTNAEDLAYHLLKLALTCEYGIYHCSGKGECSWYDFACKIVEYAGIDCTVSPMTSEKLNRAAKRPEFSSLDNMMLRCTIGDNMRHWKDALKSFIKKLNKK comes from the coding sequence TTGAAGATATTGATTACAGGAGGAAAAGGACAGCTTGCTGGGCAGCTCCGAGAAATTTTGGTTATGGGAAAATCTAAAATAAGAGCACTTGATAAAATTTACTCTGATGCTGAAGTAAAATTCACCAGTAGGGAAGAATTGGACATAACCAAATTAAATGATGTCAGAGACTTTATGGCTGATTATACACCAGATATAATTGTAAATTGTGCTGCCTACACAAATGTGGATAAGTGCGAAATTGATTTTGAAAATGCTTTTAAGGTAAATTCCCTAGGAGCTAGAAATTTAGCATTAGCTTCGCAAAATACAAAAACAAAACTTGTACATATTTCTACTGATTATGTTTTTAACGGCAGAGGTGCTATACCTTTTAGGGAATGTGACTTGCCTGATCCTATTAGTGTTTACGGAAAGACTAAACTTTTAGGAGAACAGTATATTAGAGAAAATTGCAGCAGGTATTTTATAGTAAGGACGTCCTGGCTATATGGTTTATACGGTAAAAATTTTGTATACACTATATTGAAAGTTGCAAAGGAAAAAGGGCATTTAGATGTGGTAAATGATCAGAGAGGTAATCCTACTAATGCAGAGGATCTGGCCTACCATCTTTTAAAGCTTGCTCTTACTTGTGAATATGGTATATACCACTGCAGTGGTAAGGGCGAATGCAGCTGGTATGATTTTGCTTGCAAGATTGTGGAATATGCGGGCATAGACTGCACTGTATCTCCTATGACTTCGGAAAAACTCAACAGGGCAGCTAAAAGACCGGAATTTTCTTCTCTTGATAATATGATGCTCCGATGTACTATTGGTGATAACATGAGGCACTGGAAAGATGCACTTAAATCCTTTATTAAAAAACTGAACAAAAAATAA
- the rfbA gene encoding glucose-1-phosphate thymidylyltransferase RfbA, whose translation MRKGVILAGGSGTRLYPMTKAISKQIVPIYDKPMIYYPISVLMLAGIRNILIISTPRDTGAFKELFGDGSQLGLHFQYEVQYEPKGLAEAFIVGEKFIGNDDVVLVLGDNIFHGYGFTERLRAASDRHNCSTIFGYHVSNPENFGVVEFDENFNVISIEEKPSKPKSHYAVPGLYFYTNDVVDIAKNIKPSSRGELEITDINNEYLKRGKLKVELFGRGMAWLDTGTPQGLLNAANFVEAVQTRQGLYIACIEEIAYREGYIDDNQLIKLAEPLKKVAYGKYILGLLDKNHHSYFRSEYN comes from the coding sequence TTGAGAAAGGGCGTAATACTGGCTGGTGGTTCTGGAACCAGGCTTTACCCAATGACTAAGGCAATATCTAAGCAGATTGTTCCAATATATGATAAACCTATGATTTATTATCCAATTTCTGTACTTATGCTAGCTGGGATACGCAATATTCTTATTATATCCACACCAAGGGATACAGGTGCTTTTAAAGAACTTTTTGGTGATGGAAGTCAGCTTGGACTTCACTTTCAGTACGAAGTTCAATATGAGCCAAAGGGACTTGCTGAGGCTTTTATAGTTGGAGAAAAATTTATTGGAAATGACGATGTAGTTCTTGTTTTAGGAGATAATATATTTCATGGATATGGTTTTACGGAAAGGTTAAGGGCCGCTTCAGACAGGCATAACTGTTCAACCATTTTTGGATATCATGTAAGCAACCCTGAGAATTTTGGCGTAGTGGAGTTTGATGAGAATTTTAATGTTATTTCCATAGAGGAAAAACCTTCAAAGCCAAAATCACATTATGCAGTACCGGGACTTTACTTTTACACAAATGATGTGGTGGACATAGCAAAGAATATAAAACCTTCTTCAAGGGGAGAACTTGAAATTACAGATATAAATAATGAGTATTTAAAAAGAGGCAAACTTAAAGTAGAGCTCTTTGGAAGAGGAATGGCCTGGCTTGATACTGGAACCCCCCAGGGACTTTTAAATGCCGCTAATTTTGTAGAGGCTGTTCAGACAAGGCAGGGACTTTATATAGCTTGTATAGAGGAAATTGCTTATAGAGAAGGATATATAGATGACAATCAACTGATAAAGTTGGCAGAGCCTCTTAAAAAAGTTGCTTATGGGAAATATATTTTAGGCTTACTTGATAAAAATCATCATTCATATTTTAGGAGTGAATACAATTGA
- a CDS encoding prepilin peptidase: MYIYYGIIIFIFGTIIGSFLNVCIYRIPMQESIVYPSSHCTNCGNRIKWYDLIPIVSYVILRGKCRNCGEKISKKYPIVEFITGLLYLMLYIKFGISIDIVKYVVFISILIVIGIIDFDTTDIYFKTTIVGLISAFVFLGIYYYNGLPIRTYIYGGIAGGGLLVLIILITKGGMGWGDAEICLICGLFLGLKFTFVMLFLSFIIGAIIGVILILSGKKSKKDYIPFGPFITAASVITVFCGQNILSWYL, translated from the coding sequence ATGTATATTTATTATGGTATTATTATTTTTATTTTTGGAACTATAATAGGAAGTTTTTTAAATGTATGCATATATAGAATACCAATGCAGGAATCTATTGTGTATCCATCTTCCCATTGTACAAATTGCGGCAATAGAATTAAATGGTATGATTTAATTCCTATAGTGAGTTATGTTATTTTAAGGGGAAAGTGTAGAAATTGTGGAGAAAAGATATCTAAAAAATATCCTATTGTGGAATTTATTACGGGTTTATTGTATCTTATGCTTTATATTAAGTTTGGAATTAGTATAGATATTGTGAAGTATGTTGTATTTATAAGTATTTTGATTGTCATAGGAATAATAGATTTTGATACAACAGACATTTATTTTAAGACTACAATAGTAGGTTTGATTTCAGCATTTGTATTTTTAGGAATATATTATTATAATGGACTGCCTATAAGGACTTATATTTACGGAGGTATAGCAGGCGGTGGACTTTTAGTACTTATTATTCTCATAACAAAAGGTGGTATGGGATGGGGAGATGCGGAAATTTGTCTTATATGCGGCTTGTTTCTTGGACTTAAGTTCACTTTTGTAATGCTATTTTTATCTTTTATTATAGGGGCAATTATAGGAGTAATACTTATTTTGTCGGGAAAGAAATCAAAAAAAGATTATATACCTTTTGGTCCATTTATTACAGCAGCATCTGTTATTACAGTATTTTGTGGACAAAATATTTTAAGTTGGTATTTATAA